In Mobula hypostoma chromosome 13, sMobHyp1.1, whole genome shotgun sequence, the following are encoded in one genomic region:
- the LOC134355511 gene encoding proline/serine-rich coiled-coil protein 1-like has product MNLPTDGVAFITEETFDFGISFPAESQESLLENDTEEAFVGPVRRPERCLAVGIDVNSNNGNHQKMNEGVLKWSPLSAEKLAEIVKEANRLANQFEKCALKEKENARRQGKEVRSCGDRSKLEKDSKAKIKLLQDERMWKKSPRSPRRDTYFVLDSPNKALLPSVDIQDTNENCPVSKSTQAHPDDGLQTTICRLESPSESEKITSDKPMRTKEGNLSANSKQAAVKKQQQQRSELSRPSGLKLPSAFNRKGNVHSLSSSKPYEFPKKDLPLLSTGNLKQSRGVSLNNPVDLSRDSGRSTILHNKQNKGKPPITFERKMLSAPFKPTTATNIKQLPSTNRAASTEGGSRKQVSSRPVPPVASNRLRPGSTLSARAGIKIERGTSEVLKVKGSEKQFQATVTSKHLNLSTADKTVQNKSQPKKVTSSHVKR; this is encoded by the exons GTGTTGCCTTCATAACTGAAGAAACATTTGATTTTGGAATTAGTTTTCCAGCAGAAAG CCAAGAATCATTACTTGAAAATGATACTGAAGAAGCCTTTGTTGGTCCAGTCAGGCGGCCTGAACGGTGTCTTGCTGTGGGGATTGATGTGAACAGTAATAATGGAAACCATCAGAAAATGAATGAAGGCGTACTAAAGTGGAGTCCTCTAAGTGCAGAGAAGCTGGCAGAAATAGTGAAAGAAGCAAACCGGCTGGCAAATCAATTTGAAAAATGTGCTTTGAAGGAAAAGGAAAATGCCAGAAGGCAGGGGAAAGAGGTCAGAAGCTGTGGTGACCGATCAAAATTAGAAAAAGACTCCAAAGCCAAAATCAAGCTTTTGCAAGATGAAAGAATGTGGAAAAAAAGCCCTCGAAGTCCAAGGAGAGATACTTACTTTGTGTTAGATAGTCCAAATAAAGCTCTTCTTCCTTCGGTGGATATTCAGGATACAAATGAAAACTGTCCGGTCAGTAAGAGCACACAAGCACATCCTGATGATGGACTACAAACCACTATCTGCAGACTTGAGTCACCCAGTGAGTCTGAAaaaataacctctgacaaaccCATGAGAACAAAGGAAGGTAACCTATCTGCAAACAGCAAGCAAGCTGCTGTTAAGAAG cagcagcagcagcggtCAGAACTTTCCAGGCCATCAGGCTTAAAGCTTCCTTCTGCTTTTAATAGAAAAGGAAATGTGCATTCATTATCTTCATCAAAGCCCTACGAGTTTCCTAAAAAGGATTTGCCTTTGCTTTCAACAGGAAACTTAAAACAATCTAGAG gTGTGTCACTGAACAACCCAGTAGACCTCTCTAGAGATTCTGGGAGAAGTACTATCTTACACAACAAACAAAATAAAGGAAAACCACCAATAACGTTTGAGAGGAAGATGTTGTCAGCTCCTTTTAAACCCACCACTGCCACAAATATTAAACAGCTTCCAAGTACCAATCGAGCTGCCAGCACGGAGGGCGGTAGTCGGAAACAAGTGTCAAGCAGACCAGTTCCTCCTGTTGCTTCCAATCGTTTACGGCCTGGATCAACCTTATCTGCGCGTGCTGGGATCAAAATCGAAAGAGGCACTTCAGAGGTTCTCAAAGTGAAAGGATCAGAAAAACAATTCCAAGCTACAG ttacttccaagcacctgaatTTGAGCACAGCAGATAAAACAGTCCAAAATAAGTCTCAGCCCAAGAAAGTGACTTCAAGTCATGTAAAAAG ATGA